Genomic window (Diabrotica undecimpunctata isolate CICGRU chromosome 6, icDiaUnde3, whole genome shotgun sequence):
AGACAAGcgtttataaaaatgaaaacaatgtttgttaatcgagaccttcctctggagctgaggataagagccttaagatgctacgtgttctcgactttgttgcatggaatggaaagctggacactaaaagtggataatataaagaagttggaatcattcgagatgtggtgctatagacggattttgaaaataccatggacccaacgagttacaaatgcagaagtgttaagaaggctacaaaaggattgcgaggtcataaagcagattaaaacaagaaagctggtatatttaggccacattaccagaggtgcgaaatatgagatattaaggctcataatgcaaggtaaaatcaagggtaaaagatccataggaagtcgaagaatttcctggctaagaaacctaagagagtggtatagttacAGCtctgtagatcttttcagagcagccgtcaataaggtacggatagctgtgatgatagccagccttcgataggagaaggaactacaagaataAGAAGAACCTTATGCTTCCGATATAACCACTTACACACTGTGAAATGAAGAATAAGTAAAAATGTAACTACACGTAGTGGAACTGCTTGAAAAATTTTGTTGTAATCTATTTTTGGGACAAAATCATAAAACAGACTAGTAAACTGATAAACGAGCATTGAGGGACCAGACAGAATTCTTGATTGTAATAAGAGAAGAAAAACATCTACTGATCTCAAATTCCGTAGTGTTCTTGCTTTGACTGAGAGAAATATATGTACCAAGTTTCAAGACTATGTTTTACTTCAAGAAAAAGAAGAGGCATACGAATATAGGAAGTAAGAGGACACATGTGGACCACACATCCATGAGGATTGTGTGATAGTGTGTTTTAAGAAATTTTTCTGCGAGAAAAAGAAAGAGTGTAAAGATATGAACAGAGGAATAATAAGAGTTTTATTTTACCTCAGTGAAGTCCAGCTCTCAGCTGCTGTATATATGATACCAATCATTATGTCTATAAAAATGCTCAAAATAAATTACGTCTTACAGAAAAGAGTATacctatataatttttttttatttatttaatatatggtATAAAATCAAGTACAACAGTATTTTTCCGTTGTAatattgttgatcatgaaatatCTATTTTGCGGTAATCCCAGAAACATTACTAATTCTGATATCATCATCGAGATAATTTCGATGAATAAATATCTATTTTACGGTAATCCCAGAAACATTACTAATTCTGATAACATTGTCATCGAGGTAATCTCGATGAATATGATCTATTGTATGTAATTCCCAGACAGTTAGTAAAAACCATATAAATCTGTGAAAACTTCGCACAACGTACAGAACAGTATTAAAAGTTTTGTCAAGTGCACTGAGTACAAAATTTCCTAAGTCTAATTTTAAGTAATTGCTAAATCTGTAATTATGGCAAGTATGTTCAAACGTAAAGAAATTTTAGAAATGTGTCAGATTCTTGCTGAACAAGAACAGCTTAAAATTAGTGTAAAAGAGTCAGTAAAAGGTGGAATAATAGCTGGTATTGGAGCTGTAGTAGGGGGTTTACTAGGAGGTCCAATTGGCCTAGCAATAGGTAAGCATAAAACGTATAACTAGTGTTACTTCACaaattatgttaataatttaCATTTACAAGCCGTACTTACCTACTCAATAGcgatattttgaattttaatataaaaacagTATAATGAAaaatcattcttttaatttttactctcaattaattttctttttaaccacATATAGATACGTTTCTTCTTCATTGTCTGATGTTAATGGCTTTCAGATCCTACTCTGCATTGCCCATTCACCTTTTATGAGACCTTCCCGTAGTTCTTCTTTATTTTATCTACCCACCATTATCAAAATGACCAAACCAGTTAAGAAATTGttactttacaaatctgacaatcaGCGTGCTGCATTGGATTTGTCCAAATCTTTGTTAATACTGTGCTttcaattaattaataaattattaattcatAATTGATATTTATCAAACTTAAAAGAGTCCACGTTTCCCTATTTGACGActttttttactttactttattttTGACGAAAATTGTTTAAGTAATTTACGTGATTAACTTAtcattaaattgtttaaaccGTCAAAAGCCATTAACAATAACCGAAGATTTAGTTGTTAGCGCGAATTTTAAAGTACTTCCTCCATTACCCTAAGCTGAAAGAATTGGAGCTACACGTTTAAAGAGTTTCGACAATTTTGTCGAAGAAAAATATTCTTCATACTTTTTATATTAAAACttcagtccttgatttttcaaaTGCAGCTAATTACGTCTCTTAATTGTTTTAAACAAACAATACAGTTTTAAAGAAAAGTAACTAACCCATTTTCGTCcctaacttttttttattttgtaaaaataattttttcctgGGCAATAACGAAAATGTTTATACTGTTCGTTGCAAGATATTTCGGATTTAATCTTCTAAATATaagtatatacatataatatggTCATATGGCTTTGTGTCTCTTTTTGGACCTATCAaaggcatatgactgtttagtgcatgacctattatttgataaattggagaaatatggtatacgtggaccagcattgaactggtttaagtcctacttggcaaataggagacatttagtaaaaatacataaaaacactgaaataggcatctcatctgaaagcactatcaatattggagtaccacaaggaagtgtgaatggtcctttactgtttgtgatctatatcaatgatcttcatgatctagtggctaatactacttccagcataacaaattatgcagatgatacaaacattttagtcagtggtaaagacatgtctgttctaagcgttaatgctagtttagagttccagaaagctaaagactgattttctatgaataggttggttttaaatcaaaataaaacagatcttcttttgtttaagacaaattatgcacattcagatatgccaaacagtattattgtaaataatgacactttaaatattagcagcagtaccaaatttttaggattatatattgacagttttttatgttgggataaacatgttgaccagttatgtatgtctttgagtaaagtgaATTACAGCTTTAgagttataaaaaaatacatgaatagtaactcattaaaaacagtgtatcatgctaattttgaagcaaaatttagatatggtctaataaattttggccacagtagggacataaataatgtatttctggttcagaaaaaaataatcagagttatgtttgacttaaaaagtagggaatcatgtagagggcattttaggagtaataatattttaacagtttacgctgtatttattcaagaatgcttactgtttctatataagaataaaatactctttaggaactttgagcccaatagtatagtaaataccaggttatataattataaaattccaatacacaggttaagtataacagaaaaaaacgctctttattgctgcatcaaattgtttaataaactgcctgaacctattaaaagggaggaaagattaagtttgtataaacatcaaatatttaaattactggtagctcttgagccatattctgtggaggactatttgtatatgtaacggttaggaataagtaaataatattttcgtttgtgacactgttttttttttaataattttatgttcacggaatgtatattattttctaaaaataaagatattgttattgttatatAAGTATATACATGTAATAATATCAATAGGCTCCATCCTTAGTATATTATGCCGATGATTACTACACTTAAtactattttaataaaatttagtagTCCTTATTAAGCAGAGGTTTGGTTtcacaaaaatttattataaaatatcgttttatatttttattttattaacgtgTTTTTCAATCCTTTAATAGTAAACAACAACTTAATGAATGTGAATGATGTATAAATTTTGCTAATTTTAATTGACACCGCAAATGGAATTAAAAGATACAACGCTAAATCTCCGCTATGTCAGTCTTCAGTCTTAAATGTGGAGCCATATCATACAAGAGATAGCTTGGTATAATTGACCCTGGTTCATAGTCTGTCTATAATTGATTGATTTTAactatattaacaaaattatttttaggtGGAACCATAGGATCTGCAACAGCAGCTATATGTGCTGCAGGCAAATTTAGATCAGTAGCAGATATTTTAGAGAACGACTTAACAGCCAGACAGAAGGAAATACTGATTTCAAATATGTCTACAATTCTTTCCACAATCAGGCCTCACGATTTTCTTCCTTTAATTACCTTGGTCATGTCTTCACATTCAATGAAACAGATGGTTATTCAGGGACTGGGGGAATTTCTGTTAAAAGAGTTAAGTCTAACTATGATTCAATAATATTCAttgtactttttgcaaattttctattatatttttaataccagtataaatatttttaaaataaactatgcAACGAATTTTGGTTTTTTCTTTTGAAGAAATTTACACATTTGGGACCGGTGCTCTGTAATGGTAGATTGTTTTCAGGCATTCATAGGTCGTGATCTGGAATTATTTCTTCCTGATGCTTCGTCTGCATCTGCGGATTATTAACGATTGCTCAGTTAGCTCGCTCCAAACACTGAAAACAATTACGAGTATTGCCGCATTACCTTCGATAATGTCTGTCAGTGCTGCAGAAAGAAATATCTCCAGACCGCGATAATATAATAAAACCCATAAAACAAATGATTCAAACAAATCATTTtctataatattggcatactagAAAATGTTATCAAAAGAAGTAAGCTGAATTAGAATAACATACAAAAATAACGGGATATGAAAGGTACATTTGAAAAAATTTGTGTCAATAAACGTAAATTTTGAGCAATgtgaatttgaaaatttaaaaacacGATATAATCACGAAAAGAAGTACAATGATAGGTGTTAGTGTCTTCTTGATATGACGCTagtctattttaaaatatcttactTGTATACTTATAATATTACTTAATCTATACGCCGTTCTGTGTTTATGGCATATtgtcatattaattattatttgtcATAATATTGGCATATGCCATGTTTTTCTATGTCTACGTATTCGTTGGTCCCTCCCCCCTTTCCaccgataccttgcacgttgagctgtttagacgttacaagcttagtgtccttttggcaatacgATACCAAGTTTTTTTCCATGTCTACGTATTTGTTGGctcctcccctttccatcgataccttgcacgttgttacaagcttagtgtccttttggtaatacgccgccatctttgttttttatgttaacatattcgttaccccCTCCTCTTTCCgacgataccttgcacgttgagccgtttaggCTCAAAATTCCTGTCAGAATTTAGTTATTACCCAAAAGAAAGGAAGATTGTCAgagaaattaaacaatacaaagtTATAACCAGCTGTATTTATTACTAAATATAAATTTAAGTGGACGTATCAATTTATATCTTACAAACAGAAATATCCATTACAATTTGATGCCTTCTGACATATTTATATAATGTTACAATATTAATCTCCATAACCTAGcgaaaatatttatgtttaagGTGATCTCAATAAAAAAGGCTAAAATAgatgtcatcgacctagggtcgtattatattttaaatttataatatgtAAACCACATATTGATGTCTCCACTTCAATTTCTGTGTTAGCTATAAGTACTAACAGaatgcactgaggatgatctgatttAGATTGAAAACGAtatgcatttttaatttttggatgacacttttaacaagttttaataaaaattttataatttataccaatatacaaatttgaagtttttctgtattagttttttgccatataattatttaaagaaacttTCACATTTATCTGGTTTTTCACCACTGTGAACTTTCATATGCCTATTTAAATTACTTGGGTGAGTAAACTGCTTaatacaaatttcacatttataagatTTTTCACCAGTATGAACTTTCATATGActatttaaattactttttatagtaaactgcttactacaaatttcacatttataaggtttttcaccagtatgaacTCTCATATgactatttaaattattttttataggaaactgcttactacaaatttcacacttatatggtctttctccagtgtgaattgtcatatgataatttaaattatttagttgagtaaactgcttaatacaaatttcacatttataaggtttttTATCACTGTGAACTTTCATATGCCTAATTAAATTACTTAAATGGGTAAACTGCttactacaaatttcacatttataaggtttttcaccagtatgaacTCTAATATGGCCATTTAAATTACTTAGGTGAGCAAACTGCTTcttacaaatttcacatttataaggtttttCACCACTGTGAACTTTCATATGACTATTTAAATTACTTAAGTGGGTAAACTGCTTactacaaattttacatttataagGATTTTTACCAGTGTGAATTCTCATATGCTGCTTTAAATTACTTTTTATAGTAAACAGCttactacaaatttcacatttatatggtctttctccagtgtgaactctcatatgataatttaaactatttagttgagtaaactgcttactacaaatttcacatttataaggctTTTCACCAGTATGAACTTTTATATGACTATTTAAATTACTTAGGTGGGTAAACTGCTTACTACagatttcacatttataaggtttttctccagtgtgaattcTCATATgatcttttaaactatttgtctGAGTAAACTGCTTactgcaaatttcacatttataaggtttttcaccagtgtgAACTCTCATATGATAAACTAAACCACTTATTTGACCAAATTGCttactacaaatttcacatttataaggtctTTCTCCAGTGTGAAGTCTCATATGATCCTTTAAACTACTTAGTTTAGTTAACTGCTTACtgcaaattttacatttataagGTCTTTCACCAGTGTGAATTTTCATATgatcatttaatttactttgtgtAATGAACTGCTTACtgcaaattttacatttataagGTCTTTCGCCAGTGTGAATTTTCATATgatcatttaatttactttgtgtAATGAACTGCTTagtacaaatttcacatttataaggtctTTCACCAGTATAAGTTTTCAAACATACTTTGGGAGCAGTGAATGGTTTGGTAACTTCCATTTTAATATCCTGTGGAGCagctaaaataaaaaccaaattgtAAGAATATGCTTtttactaaaagaaaaatatatgctagaacaaaaataaaaagtaatagaaaaacTTTAACTAATTAATAAcattaaacaattattataattaggGATTATAGTGTTTTTATAATTagggattattatttttttaaaaagatgaattttgaaaagaaaaaaattatctgATTTAGAAACAAACAACCAAATAAACATTATTTTCCAAGAACTCTATTTAAAATCAAACTGGCTACGTGTCTTTACAGATTTTATTATTGTTTGGTGCCTGTTTGATATGACAGTACTTAGTCAGTGGCAATAGTCGCATATCCATAGCATGATTGTTGTGTTGACATTTAAAAAGATGGGTTCAAGAGGAAAATAGTTGGTACAAATTGCTTTGGAGAATAGCAAAAACTTAAATGTTGATGGTAAGTGTATGCTTTTTACTGATAACTTAAAATGTAGaatgtttattttgataaaaacaAAGGGTTGTCACACACCATTTTCTTAATCCATATTTCTAACTGAAACATTTCCTCATATTTTCATAATTACTTATTATTTAATGCTGTTAAAAAGATGTGTTGTTGGAATTACAACTTTTTACCATTAAAACTTCATTCTTTTTAGAGTCTGGCAAACATTCTACAACAAAACAATATGTGGACACAAACCATGCTAATATAAGAGGACCATTGTCCAGCAAATTTGAACATCATGAGTGTGCCTATGATTTCTCAGATGATGTTGATCCATTCACAAATTCGAGCGATGAAGACTTTGACTTCATACCATCTGGGGATGAACAGTTTGATACAGATTAGCTACTTCTATAATAACAAACTGTTTCGCACACTTTtcaaaaaataattgtaaaatgttatttggattaaaataaaattagttttaggAGTTAAGATGTTACTTTGTTATACCCacaacacaataaaacaaatgtttaaatatgaattaatgaaattttttatattgtaGTTTATAGATTAGTATTTATAAATTGAATATCTTTTGTGTGATCTATATCAATATCAACAACATCTACTTGCCAGTATTTCATATGTTTTATAACTCTTCCAGTACTTGTTTTGTGTATACCACCAAAATTATTATCAACAACTCTATAAAAACAATGTGTAGCATTAATTCGTAAAGTTATTAAAACTTGTGCTGTGATATCTAACTCATCATATCTTTTTGTCAATATAAAATGTAGATTTTgccaaaaataaaagtttaaacacTCACACACaatagtttattttataaatgtaaGGTTAGAATGCCTTGATTATCTTTGTGGTTGTTAATCATACCAATCatactaccaaagaatatagatacATATTACATATgcctctatattctttgatactacTTTTGACTGGTTTAAGTTAATTGACCATTAACTCTTGATCAAGTCTAATTAGGGATGAAAGTGCCAACTAGCACTGATTAAAGTTAACCACCTAACAAAATTGCACTAATCGGGGGTTTAGTCAGGACAAAAAGTAGCAGCCCTTACTGTAATATAAGTGTATGAGAGAAAGAAGACCCCTAATTCAAGATGTTTCTTCCTTGGACCCAAGaatatttttctttaagaaaAACAAAGGGCATTTGAATATAATCTTATTAAGTACTTCAGTGAAATATCACATTCATGACATAAGATAATTAAAAATGAAGAAGAGAAATGAGTTTCCTACCAATGCTATAATCCACtggttctttttttatttcaactttaatttCATTAGATACATCTTCTAACACATggttttctattttaatatcatCTGAATAATACTCATCTAATAAAGATTCCTGTCCATAACTGCTTTCAGAGTGGTGTTCATGTATTTCAGATTTAACTTCTTTATTGTTATATTTCTTTAGATAATCTCCTTCATATTTAATACATGTTAATATTTCTTGGTTTATAAAATCTTTAATATTGTCATTACATTCCATATTAATGAATAATTTTAGTATTAAGTAATGGAATATTATTTCAGGCAGAAAAACATTTCTATATCTTACAACCCATTAGTGAATTAGAGTATtttgacagtttgaccatagtttaaaaaagttttgtggTT
Coding sequences:
- the LOC140444108 gene encoding uncharacterized protein — translated: MASMFKRKEILEMCQILAEQEQLKISVKESVKGGIIAGIGAVVGGLLGGPIGLAIGGTIGSATAAICAAGKFRSVADILENDLTARQKEILISNMSTILSTIRPHDFLPLITLVMSSHSMKQMVIQGLGEFLLKELSLTMIQ